The Candidatus Peregrinibacteria bacterium sequence GTTCGGAGTTTCATCATATTTTCGGGTCCCACATAACTCACAAAAGATCCATGAGGAATAACAATTGCATTTTTTTTGATGAGATCATCTTCAACACTGAAAAAATCAGCAAAACTATTCACCTCAAGAATTTCATCTGCAACACCGAAGTACTCATACGGTTCGCGAGTTTTTGGCGTACAGATGCAGATGGTTCTGAATCCCTCATCTTTCGCGCCCTTCAGAATTTGAAGAGCAGTGTGACTCCCAAGCGTAGCGATTGAATACTCAGAAATATGTGCCATCAGAATACAAGAGGAATTTTCTAGACTCTAGTAAATATCACGAGGTTTGTCTAGTGCGGGAATGTTTACTCATATCTCAGCGCCTCAATCGGACTCTTTTTTGCTGCTTGCCGAGCGGGATAGAGTCCAAAAATAAGACCAACTCCTCCAGAAACGCCAACTCCTAAGAAAACAGCAGAAATCGGAAAGATAAATTGCCAACTCACTCCGGCAAACTCGGTAATTCCAATTGCAGTAAGCCAAGAAAGTGCGCCTCCAAGAGATGCTCCTAAGAAACCGCCACCCGTTGTCAAAAGAATTGCCTCCAGGAGAAATTGGGAAAGGATATCTTTTTTTGTAGCACCAAGTGCTTTTCTGAGACCAATTTCCCGAGTTCTTTCGGTTACCGAAACAAGCATAATATTCATAATGCCAATTCCTCCTACTACAAGTGATATTGCAGCAACTGAAGTGAGGAGGAGAGTAAGAACAGAAGTGATAATTTTCACTCGATCTACAGCATCTTGCATGGTGTTTACATGGAAATCATCCTTTTCCGGATCGGTAATATTGTGAAGTTCTCGAAGCGTTGATTTAATATCCCGCACAACTTCGGGCACAATTTCGTCAGATTCTGCCTGTACTAGTATTATTTCCAATAAATAATTTCGTGTGATATACTTGGGACGATATTTTTCTTGATACGCATGAAAAAATATATCGTTCATCTTTCTCAAAAGGAAAAAATACAAATACAGAAAATATTACAAAAAGGAAAGCAT is a genomic window containing:
- a CDS encoding FtsX-like permease family protein, with product MNDIFFHAYQEKYRPKYITRNYLLEIILVQAESDEIVPEVVRDIKSTLRELHNITDPEKDDFHVNTMQDAVDRVKIITSVLTLLLTSVAAISLVVGGIGIMNIMLVSVTERTREIGLRKALGATKKDILSQFLLEAILLTTGGGFLGASLGGALSWLTAIGITEFAGVSWQFIFPISAVFLGVGVSGGVGLIFGLYPARQAAKKSPIEALRYE